The region TCAAATCGGGCCATCTGTGCTCGACCTCGATCAGGTGTCGGATCCGCCAGCTGAGACGAGACAGCGGCTCACCCCGAAGAATGAGGCATCATGGCCCGCCGAGAGATGGGGAAATGGGCCTCGGCATGGCCCCAACCTGGAAAGCAAGGAATGCCCGCCCGGTGCCAGTACTGCTACTAACTACTACGTAACGTTATTGTTTACTTGAGCCTCCCCTCCCACCAGGATGGCCGGCACGCCGAGATTGGCTGTGGCAGAGGcacacggccgcctcgatgaTGGATGTGGTGGACAAGTGTGTACACCTACCGCCGGATGTTGATGGATGCCGTGCCGTCTAGCAGTCGGCCGCTCAACAGGTCAGAGGCGGCAAGCAGGAAGGAatacagcgccgccggcgccgcgtctGTTGGGACCCCAACCTCGCAGGACGCGCAAATCCAGGGCGACTCAACACTCGACGTGGCCAGCGAGGCTCAAACAACCCAAACATGCTAGCGCAGTGCCGGCTGGATCCCCGCGTCGTGCCGCTCCCCGCGACGatgggcggctggctgcctgaTTCGGAGCCTTGTTCGCGAACGACAGACCGCAAGAGTCATGAGAGCCGGGAGAGTGAGACGACGCTACTTCGCACATCCAGCCTGCATGACACGCAGTGAGGGCAAGCTCGCTGACGGCGGGCACGGACGCCTATGCGCACCATGTCAGTGGCATGCAGGCCCGGAGTgccgggcgccgaggggtATTACCTTAGGTCCCTGCTTGTGCGTTTGGCTGGCCGCTTGAGAcctcgctggctggctggcagtggCCGTGGATGCCTCCTTCCCGCTCGTGGCCggtgtacttcgtacaaagtaccGGCCCTTGGCTTCACCAACGACCCCTTTGCTGCGAACAACGTCGTCACAGCTTCATCACCGTCAACACCCTGGCCCGTAGTGAGGCGCGAGCAAGTCCAAAGCATCGGTCTCGCACCCACGCGGCCATCTCCCCAATGCAACAGCAGCTTGATGATCAacctcggcgccagcggcgtcgcccatccATGCCGATTCGTCACCCACCCGCGGAAGCAGCTCGTGCCCCTCACCCGCAACCCGTCCGCTCatgccgccgtggcggctCCACTCGGCGCCTGCTGCATGGCCATCCTTGCCAGGTCACCCATGCGTTCTAGAACGGAAAACGTGGTTGGCACTGCACTGCCTCGCCCCGGCTCGAGTGATGAGAGCGCGGTTGCTGGCGGCCTCGCACCTCCACGGGCGACTGACGGAAGAAATCGacgctcgtcgccacggccggTATGACTCTCTTGCAAGCCGCAGCCTTGTCTCTTGGCTGCGGTGCGCCCAGCCCGAAGTTTCTGCATGACCCCTGGCAATCTTGTCAAGATCTGACAGTTGGGCACTTGGGCATCAGTGCCAGGACGGCACCGTGCTCGCTTCTCACACCGAGGCATCAGGGCCGTACCGTGGCGGCAGGGCCAGATCACGCGTGCGCCACCCTCTGCCAACGTGTAACCCTGCTGCTACGTGCATCCCGCCAGGCATCACCACCGGGCATCACCACCGTCCCGGTCATATCCCTGCGTGGGCACGCCTCGAGCTTGAATCGAACGGCGtcatcggccgccgccgatgcctgCGCCGCGGATTACTATTACCCCTGCACGTCGAGGGCTAGACATTCCACTGTTGCCGCGACGTGTCGGGACCGAGCGACCGGATGGCAGGTGGACTGGCTCACCCTTTCCGCCTTGGTCGTCGGTGTAGCGCAAGAGCGCCGATGCCCGCGTCGCACGACTTCAGAACGGTTCCCTGGAGAGGCCTGCGGTCCTTCCCCCCATCGAGGCATGTCCTGCCGAGGCCCGTCCGTTGTCAAACTAGGGGGGCCGAAGCTGAGATGGGGGCGGGCCATCCATTATTCACGTCGTGTGACTCGCACTCGCCAGTCTGGGGTCGACGGTGTTGCGAAACCCCTTGCGACGCGAACATGCTCTCCAATTCGCGGGGACGATGGGGCCGACGGTGACATTGGCCGACGGCccgcctcgtcatggccatgggATCACCAGAAGAGGCAGTCGTGTTCGACATCCCCGGTTTCAAGTAAGCTCAGCACGCAGGGGCAGCGAGGCACCTGACCATGCTCCCTTACATGGGGTTCGTCATTGGCGGGGAGACATTCCATCACGGTTGATCGCTGGGCAGATCAGAGTCGGGGTACTTTGTGCGCGGCCCAATCCCCCGGGCCTCTTTAGAGGCGacgtgccatgccatctcGACCTGGGCTTTCGTCGTCATTCGCGGCAACACAAtggcaaggccgccggcgatggcccGGTGCCGTTGGCCCTGGACGAATGCGGGTGCAGGTGGAATCCAGGAATGGAGGCTCATCAAGCCGTCTCAGTCGcagccggcgccagcgccctgcccgctgcagcccccagcgcccgccccgctCCGGCCCCGCTCCCGCGAAATGccagcctgccgccgcggccgcgccgggcaTGCGAGTCGCTCGGGCAGTGCTGTgttcggcgccggcgagggaggggcgcACACCGCTGCCGGATCGGccgtgccgacgccgacgcagccCACCAACACGCAAGCAAATTTGTGCGCCTACCGACGTAGAGGTACGGAGTAGAGTAGTAGGGAACCTAGCAGCCGTAGGATGGTCTCGTAAAGACGCAACATATCGCCCATCCCTGACGAGTCGGGCCGTCATCACATGGGCATCGACGTTTCAAGCTGCCGGCAACGCTTTTGCCGTTGCGTTTGGGCGCATGTATGCAGCCGATCGAGGCAATCAAGTCTCGGCTTTTGGCACACGCTCCACGACCAGCGGGCCTTTTCATCTCGCAGGGCGCcgagcctcctcctcctcgccctcctcatccggctgctgctgctgctgctgctttccTCCTAGCCTGCCCGCCatctgccgccgcagcgccaaCCAACTGCCGCCACACGACGGGGCCCAATCGAAAATATCTCTCCCTTGGACGCTCCTCGCAGCGCTGACCGTCGGCTCTGTGCTCGAGGGGGCCAAGCCAGCCTTATTATTGCACAGACATGCCGGCAGCGAGTGGCTtccgccccgccgcctcggtgTGCAGGGGTGCATGATCGATTGCAGGTGGGGTCAGCCTGTGGCGATGGACGATTCCCACGAGCGCCCTCACATGTGTTGGCTCTGTGACGCCTCGTGTGCCAGCCAGCAACTGGCAATTGTGGATTGACATTGAGTCTACTTTTGAATGCGTAGGTCGGCGATCGGGTACTGGCGCAGGTACAAAGTAGTACATCTACGGACTGTCCGCTGTTGACAATGGCAACAGGTCTGCCCTGGTATACCCCGgctcgagcggcggcgacccatGGGCAAGAGTCGCAGACGACATACAGGCACCAAACTCACGCcaaggcagcagcaactCGCTCAAAAATTGGTTCAAGTCCGCGTCTTTGGGCAGACTGCATAATTATCATTATTTTAAGCACAGCCAACGCCACTGGTGTTTCCCAGATGTATTCCCCCCCTGCGCCTGCAATCAACCAAGCCGACCGACCCCTCtccggctgccgccgcacacgGGGGCCCCAGTAATCGATGCGTAAACAGTCACAGACACTCACTATACGATGGATGGGCTTAGGTGACGGTgtagccgccgtcgacgcggatGTCGGCGCCCGTGACGTACTGCGAGGCGTTGGACAGCAAAAAGGTGACGGGGCCCATGAGATCCTGGGGCTGGCCCATCTTGCCCTGGGGGATGAGCGAGGTCCACTTCTGCTTGAGGTCCGGGTTCTCGTCGAGGATCTTTTGCGTCAGGGCGGTGAGCATGTAGCCGGGGGAGATGCAGTTGACGCGGATGCCCGCGTGCGCCCACTCGACGGCGagagaggcggcgaggtggcggACGCCTGCCTTGGCGGCGTTGTAGGGACTGCGGGAGAGGGCATCAGCCGGTCGTCGCTCGAAGGAAGGCGGGGAGCAGCCTGGGGAATGAACTCACGCCTGGGGCTGGGGCACGTTGACAATGGAGCCGGACATGCTGCCAATCATGACCATGCTGCCGGGCGCCTTGCGCTCCATGAGGTGGCGGGCGACCGAGGTGGCGAAGAGGTAGgtgccgtcgacgttgacggcCCACAGCTTGCGCATGCGGTCGATGGGGTAGTTGATGGCCTCAAAGTTCTCGGTGAAGCCGGCCGAGGTGACGAGGTTGTCGATCTTGCCGTGCTGCTGGATGACCTCGGCGATGCAGGCCTCGACCGACTCGGGGTCCGAAACGTCGGCATAGTGGGCCGTGACCCGAGGGATGCTGCATCGTGCGTCAGCGGCAGGATTGGGACATGAAGATGCTTCAGGCGGCGACTCACCGCTCGGCGTTGGGGTTCTCCTTGATGAAGGCGTCCACCAGCTGTTGGCActgcttctcggcctcctcctctgtcGCGCGGTCAGCATCTCAAGTCAGGGACGAGGCCTCAAATCGGTGGCGAAGCTCACTATTCATGTCGACGAGTGCCAAGTCGGAGCCCGAGTAGACCATGCCCtggccgatgacgaggccgaggccgcgcgcgccgccggtgacgaggccgacgttgCCATCGAGCGAGAAGCTGGCGAGCGTGGGCTTGACGTACTGGCCGGGCAGGCCACGCACGGGCTTGGAGGGTGGCAGCTCGTGCTCCTCGGGGTACTCGACCTCAATGTCCGAGTCGGTCCGCGCGTACTTTCCGGGCTTGTCACGGCGCGGAGGCACGTTGTGCAGgttgcgcgcggcggcaaaggaCGGGCGCAGGGCCGCGGGTCGCAcggctgaggcggcggcccggcgcagGGCGGGAGCGAAGACGCTTGGTCTGGCGGCCATTGTGACGGTTGTGATGTGTGAGGAAGTCAGTGTGAGTGCGAGCTCGATTGAGTCGCGGGAGGAAAGTCGAGACTCGATCAAGGGAGGGCGATCGAGGAGGACGCGAGGTGCGGTGGCGAAACGAACGGCGCAGGATGACGCCGGGGACGCAATGATCGTCGATGGGGTCAACGCCGCTGATGCTCAGGCAACCCAGGAGAGGCACGCACAAGCGAAGGGACGCAGACGAGGAGAGTCGACACACACGATTGAATGAAGAAGGCAGAGAGGAGGGAGCAGCAGACAAGCACCGGCGGAGGGCTTATATCCCAACTCACGAGCCCTGGGTGGCTCTGCTCTGGTGTGCGTCCGTCTCCAAAATATTCGACACGCCCCGAGCTCGTGAgcaacccctcccccccccttgggGCCTGTTCCCTTCTGGCGCGTCCCTGGCATCTGGCatcctggcctggcctgccctgcctgcccgagAACAGCCACGCATCCACGGCATCCCCGCTGCGGGCCAAGCGGTGGGCACTAAAATGGGAATCAAGCTCGCGCTAAAATCTCCCatctcgccgcgcaggcgctgtGCGGGTGATGCGGCCGGGACCCAAGTGGCGGCCCCCCCTTTGCATTTTGCCTCCAGGGGCAGCCGGCTGCCGTGGTCGACTTCTGGAGCCACGGGGAGCACGGTTGGATGTCCGCGCGTCTGTGTCTCCAGCGGGATGGATGTGGGAGTGGAGAGCGCCTGCACGCTCGGGGCAAGGTTCACCCTCGAGTCGAGGACCGAACGGGGTGTTTTTGTCGACGCGACATCGAGAGCCCAGACGCCTTGGCTGCAGCTCCGGCTTCGCAGGCGAGCGTGGCAGAGTCGATTTGGGTTCCATGCAGCGTTCCCCCCCACCAGAGCCcacggggaggagggttgcacgggcgaggcgggaccgcggacggcgaggcggtgcTGGGACGCACGGCCGGGGTCGACAGCGGCAAGGGTCGCgaccgaggtcgacgacgacgacgatgatggaaCAGATGGCCACGTACATGAACGCTCACTCAATGGGCGGCGCGAAGAGGGCACATCACTGCACTGCGAGTCTGCGCCTTCAACTGAAGCTGCAGGTGCTCACCGACCCGTCCCAAGGTCAGGCACTcagcagcaggagctgcCTGCAATGTTGCAGGGTCCTGCCCAGGTGCGCTGGGGGGCCCCTTCCCATGTTCCCTGGCTTCGAGTGTCGCTCCTACCACGGCCGCTGGACGATCTCCCCAACGAATGCGCCAACGAGGAGATGCGCCGGTCACGCGGCACTCTGCGTTTTTCCCCTGCCGCTCgtcgcaggcaggcaggcagggccggcACCCGCATGTCAAACCAGCCCCTGGGCGTCGTATCGTGCCTTTGCATCCACGCAGGCGTCCACGGCAGGCAAAGGTGTGCGTCGAGTGAACACAGTTCATGAACATCAAGTTATTGCTGACTTGTCTCTGCAGCCATCGTCGAGTCGTCGACCGAAATCCGCC is a window of Purpureocillium takamizusanense chromosome 10, complete sequence DNA encoding:
- a CDS encoding D-arabinitol 2-dehydrogenase (EggNog:ENOG503NU20~COG:Q) codes for the protein MAARPSVFAPALRRAAASAVRPAALRPSFAAARNLHNVPPRRDKPGKYARTDSDIEVEYPEEHELPPSKPVRGLPGQYVKPTLASFSLDGNVGLVTGGARGLGLVIGQGMVYSGSDLALVDMNKEEAEKQCQQLVDAFIKENPNAERIPRVTAHYADVSDPESVEACIAEVIQQHGKIDNLVTSAGFTENFEAINYPIDRMRKLWAVNVDGTYLFATSVARHLMERKAPGSMVMIGSMSGSIVNVPQPQAPYNAAKAGVRHLAASLAVEWAHAGIRVNCISPGYMLTALTQKILDENPDLKQKWTSLIPQGKMGQPQDLMGPVTFLLSNASQYVTGADIRVDGGYTVT